Proteins from a genomic interval of Bradyrhizobium sp. CCBAU 53340:
- the queC gene encoding 7-cyano-7-deazaguanine synthase QueC, protein MSDAFSSQTALVLFSGGQDSTTCLAWALSRFARVETLGFEYGQRHAVELDCRDRLFDGIKGLRADWAAKLGESHTLSIPTLAAVSETALTRDVAIAMGADGLPNTFVPGRNLVFLTFAAALAYRRGITHIVGGMCETDYSGYPDCRDETIRAMQSALSLGMAKKFELHTPLMWIDKAATWKLAHDLGGGALVDLIRDQSHTCYLGERGARHDWGYGCGECPACSLRAKGWREFVAGR, encoded by the coding sequence ATGAGTGACGCATTTTCATCACAAACCGCGCTGGTGCTGTTCTCCGGCGGCCAGGATTCCACCACCTGTCTTGCCTGGGCACTGAGTCGGTTCGCTCGTGTGGAGACGCTGGGGTTCGAGTACGGGCAACGGCACGCCGTCGAGCTCGACTGCCGCGACCGGCTGTTCGATGGCATCAAGGGCCTGCGCGCCGATTGGGCAGCAAAGCTTGGCGAGAGCCATACGCTGTCAATCCCGACGCTGGCTGCCGTGTCGGAGACGGCGCTGACGCGCGATGTCGCGATCGCGATGGGCGCCGACGGCCTGCCGAATACTTTTGTGCCCGGCCGTAACCTCGTGTTCCTGACCTTCGCCGCGGCGCTGGCCTATCGGCGCGGCATCACCCACATCGTGGGCGGCATGTGCGAGACCGACTATTCCGGCTATCCCGATTGCCGCGACGAGACCATCCGCGCCATGCAATCGGCGCTCTCGCTCGGCATGGCCAAAAAGTTCGAGCTGCACACGCCGCTGATGTGGATCGACAAGGCGGCGACGTGGAAGCTCGCGCACGATCTCGGAGGCGGCGCGCTGGTCGATCTCATCCGCGACCAATCCCACACCTGCTATCTCGGCGAACGCGGCGCGCGGCACGACTGGGGTTACGGTTGCGGCGAGTGCCCGGCGTGCAGCCTGCGGGCGAAGGGGTGGCGGGAGTTTGTGGCGGGGAGGTAG